CAGTACTGCGATTCCTCAACACTAAGATGTAAATAATCCATGCCCTCCCCCTCCGAACAGATTGTTTCCACTCGGTTCTGTTCAAAGCTACCTAAATCCATAAGCAGAGGTGTGAGGTCATCCTTCAGGAGAATGTTGGCAGTCTTTATGTCTCGATGAGCCAAGGGGTGAGGCGTGGCAGAATGCATACACTGGGCAGCCTCACATATTTGCCGGAACATGGATAATATGACAACCTAAAAAGGTCAAGAAAACAACTAATATAAGTTAGTACCTTATTCAttaagtggagagagagagaaagagagatttcATGATGAGTATAAATACTTTTAACAAACATTTGAAGCTTTTTATATAAAATGGGTTAAATGTGAGTTTAGTAAATAAAGGACCGTTCTTTGAACATATGAGGAAGGATCCGAGAGAAAAAGTGAAGCTTTTAATATGGAATTATTTTCCGAGCAGGAAACTTGGGTGCTCTATATGGCTAGTTCACTGCTGGTCCTATCAGACAGGGTCATGCCAATCTGAGCAGAATGACTTTCTGCACTGACACAACTGAGATCTTTCTAAAAATCTCTTTTGGGTTATAATGTTGCTAGGAAGGCACTAAAGTAAAGCTCATTCCAAATAAGAATGACCACAAATTTAGCTAATATGTTATTAAAGTCTTTCCAAGCTCTACTTGATATCCCAGGTATTGCCAAACAGTGCTCACACTAACCACCAACTCTCAAAAAAAAACTACCAAGCTACAAAAAGGGAGGACTTTATAAGAGATCGTGGGTTATGGCTACAGTTTCTATAGCCCAGTGCAACACAACAGTAAGGATAAGGAATTAATTTTGGCATAAAATTCTGCTCTGAAAACAAAAAAAGAACCAGTGTGTATTAAAAAGTATACTTGTTTGGCTTATATCGGgggctcgtagcctggtggatagcacgcaggactcgtaattctgtggtgcgggttcgattcccgcacgaggcagaaacaaatttgcaaaagtttctttcaccctgaatgcccctgttacctagcagtaaataggtacctgggagttagtcagctgtcacgggctgcttcctgggggtggaggcctggtcgaggaccgggccgcggggacactaaaagccccgaaatcatctcaagataacctctcaagatactgTATATCGAGAtaaccctcctcccccctccaagATCGAACTACTgatcctccccaggatgcaaccccacaacaagttgcctaactccttggcacctatttactgctaggtgaactaggGCATTACGCGATAGAAAACGCACCCGACCATTTCTGTCCCTGCCAAGGATTCAAACACAGAATTCCTGATTATGAGTCTAGAACAAGCCTGACTGTACTAATGGGACCCTTCAAAAATGTTGTCATGGGTGGGTGTTAGCATGGATGCAACCATTTTGTAGCAATTGAGTATAGCAGCCATTTGGGCATTTGCGAGAGCATTTCTTGCAGGTCCTTATGATTCTACCTATGACTTGTTTATGTGGGACGTTTCTGTGATCACTCTGGGTTAGAACGAGCTTTTTTTCCATTGCCTCTCTAGTATCAGTATAACCCTACAGGACCATTTGAAACTGGACAGGTTTCTGAATCTGTCTAGTAGTTATTTTGTCTTAGGGATCATCCAAGTGAAGAAACTTAGAAAATGACTGATGTGATCAACATACCTCATCTAAGTGTGAACCTGCTTGTTGCCTTCGCATCAGTTCATCATGTAGGGTTCCACGCTATTATCAAAATTCATAAATGATCACATCAGATACTTATTTCGGGTAGGGAACATAAATTTTATAAAAATGAAAGATAAATATTAATACTGTACTATATGAAGAACTAACTTTTTAACAGCTATGTACTAAAATCAAAGATATATCTGAAAATTCACCAGGTTCCTATCTAATATATTACTGCAGTTGTTATTAACATGAAAAATAACCAGGTAATGTCTTATatactacagtacagtactgtgtttGCTGAAGAACCTCATAGAAATGAGTACAAATAAGGAATTGCTTATGAACAAGGTTGTGTGTCTAATGCTCATTTGGTATTGTTTACCATCTGCGGGCTGATGAATACTCTATAATGAACACAAGTTGATATAAATCATTTCATTATCCTGTACACAATTTTTGCAGTTGGTCTCACTATTACAGTCCTAATTTCTTGAAGCCCGTTTAAGCTGTGCAAACTTTTGTTCTGAACATCTAAATCCATTAAATTTGTACATATAAAATAAATACCCTGTACAGCCATAAATGGTTTAGTGTTCATTAAAATGTTATTTAACAATATCTCAAACTAGTTCAAACTTGTTCATACTGAATTTTACATTTAAAAAGAAGGATCATGTGATCAAATACTGAGCAACTTAAATGGAGCTGTAAATAatagattattttttttattaatcttGACGAGAAGTGCCAGAAATGCACGTAGGTAACGAGCGAACGTTTTCATCATCACAAACCTGGCAGTATGGAAGGATAATAAGCACTTGCGACGTACGGTTTCCCATTAAATCTGGCATACCCACTAGGTCTGCGTCTATGCATTCCACAATATTGGGATGAGACAGGGCTTTATGGTACTCCACTTCTGCCAAGGCCACCTGGAGAAAATGAACACTTTACAATAATCATGGCTCCTTCAAAGCAGTAGCAATGTTACAGTGTAAGTGTATTTGCAAACACAATACAGTGTATTGCACAAATACAGTGTATTTATGTAAGAAAATTAAAAATGTTTACTTAAATTTAGCTGGAGTGATGCCAACTAGCCTAAAGAAAGTCCAAAAGCACACTAAGAGAAAATCAAGCACTGAAGGGTCAATCTACCGACCTGTTCTAAGCTGCTATATAATGTAATTTACATCAAAATCAGAACTATTTTCAGAGCAATTCTAAGAGAATGCAAATTATAGGGAAATATATTATTTTATGGAACATGACTGAATCCCCACATACCTTCTGATCAGACTGTGCATGACATGTAATGCGCTTCAGAGCGTAGAGCTTATGTGATGATGATTCTTCTACCAAATCCACTGTACTAAACCCTCTGAAGAGATGAACAGAACATGTACAACAATAAATCTCCATATACCTGTACTGTATTATGCTGTACCTCGCTAGAGTTAAAAATATGATATAAAACATTCATCTGCTATTGATCAGGGAAATAGTTAAAACAATTTGTTGATTAATTGAATTATCATTGAGTGCAGAATGTGATAAATCAATTACGATGCATATTTTAATCCCATTAGTGGTGTTACCTTTTAAACACATGTGACTTGAAAGGGTAATACagtacaaattaaattaaattttaatagccGAGTATTGTAGACTGCACTCCTCGACAACATGAAGACTACATGAAAAATACAGAAAACTGAATCTCAGTTCatcggaagacagaagagttaagggaggcatggttaccacatacaaaatacttgggaattgatagggtatgaTACAgtagtacctgtactgtacttgCACAAAGGGAAACAGATGGAAACCGAGTactgtacccagatgagccagagacattataattttttttactgtcagggtagttaacaaatggaatgcattaggaagtgaggaAATGGAGGAAACTAAGTATGgaaactccaaacacagtttcaaattttgATATGGTAGAGcacaatagactcaggaacctataTACCAAATGATTAAGAGCCaagaggcagaaccaaagaggctgaagctcaactatgcaagcataattaggtgagtacacagctaaGCCTACTGCAGTGCAAAACTTGATCAACGCTATATACATTACACAAGGATTATGGTTTCAAATGCTTTACAAAATATAGTACACAAAATATAAAATGAACATGAACAAAAATAAGGACTATGAAAAGAGCTATGAACAGTACGGGTATGTCAACACAGCACTGGCAGAGCCCGGATCATTTCAAAAGTTCCTGCAAGGTTATAATTGTGTTAGGAAGGCACTGAAAAAATAATCGTTATGCCCtgaatcatccaaagaaaatacaTCAAACTCAAAATTTTCAAGAGAACTATCAATATTAGGAGCTCCAGACTTTTCAATTACTCTCCGTCTACATATAAGGGGTATTACTGACCCACCTCTCAAAGTTtttaagagagaacttgataaacacctcctaaGGATACCTGACCACCTGGGCAGCAattaatatgtcaggttgagagcaGTTGtgcccaacagcctgattgaccagatcACCAACCACGAGGCCTGATCAGAGACTGGGCCGCAGGGATGTTGATCCCCAGAAACAAGAATAGATAGTCAATAGGTAAGTAGGTAACCCTATTTAGCTTCACAGAGACCCCTATTGTAACACTCACCAGTTGCTTCAAAAGGCTGCTACAGCAGAACTCCCTCTAGGTGGCAGCACTACTATCAAAACAAGGTTTCTGCCATTACTTCCCCCCACATTCTTCATGATGCAAACAAAAACTCTACCCCAGAGGAAGCTGGGATGTAAGGGAAGTAACAAGAGCAACCAAGCAAGTTGTTCTGAAAGGAGGATTTCAAAGCCAAACCTTTGCCTCTAAGATTACTAATGCAGGAATCAGAACAGAATTACAAAAGAAGTGAAAATTTTTGCTGTAAAGTGCAACCAAACAAAATAGCTACTGTAGATAGGGTGCGCTTGGATCGCATGATGTTTAGTGATCTCGGAAAAGGTAGCCGTAGTGTTCAGGCTACCAAGTTTTGCATTTGCTTTGGCAGGATGTCTCCCTTATGCCTGACCCACTGTCCTTCTCTGTTAAGGTAGCCAGAGTCCCTTATCCCTGTGGGTTTATATTCTTGTGCGTATTTTTGACTAGGCTGTTATGGCCTTCCCATCAGACTCCATACCTGACTTTGCAGTCTGCTGTTTATCATGATGTACATCAGTATAGTATTTTCAACCCCCAATGGCATCAAGCTGAGTTTGAGCATggaaataattattttttatgaatGTCCTCCTTCAGGTCTTTTTGAACTGGAATGAGTTTTCTTCAGTACAGTATCTCTAGCACTGTCTAATAGTTCTAGGGAGTGACATTTGGAAAGATCCCTACTGCATTTGTTCAGAATGTCAACATGCCAAATGTAAGGTCCTAGTAGGATCTTACCTCAAGAACCGACCAAGTGGGACAGCTCAGAATATGCTtatgaaacaaacaaacaaaaacttACCCTTCTCCAAGCCGTTCCCTGATGTAATACTGCCGTCCGTTGACTTTTACCGTTTCCTTAGTACACAAACAATTGCCCATTCTAACCAAGATGGCTAGGCCAGCAGTATTCATCCCACTGTTGTGCTAGAATCTTGTCTGTAATATAATGAAACATTACTGCACTGTACATGAATAAATATTTATAccatataataataaattaataaatcctAATAAATTCCTAACCTAATAAATtccttgtaacctaccttacccctctattgtcaacccatgtctgttatttttttttttaatcaacactgtttgtcaacctattgtattgtgctgctttttcagtcatgttcccccattttttatctttatttgtatttgttctcaacacattttattctttatgctcaattagtattaagttctagatattaatgtttttcctgcccgaaacgcattgcgtaatagtggctttaggcattgtatgtactagctctatctatatattgatccattaatgtaacatcacttgtatgtatgtacctttcctgaataaacatatttatttatttatttattatttatttaatcatAAATCACCTTCGTATAAGCATGTCATATACAACATTACAGTGCTGTTACTTTTTGTTACAGTGCTGGTGGGTGGTCAGTATGTGGAATGCACTTCCACATGTGGAAGCCGCCGGCTTCTAGTCCTTTTCGAGGCCAATAGAGTTAGAGGCTCTCGGGTAAACTTCAAGTGGCTGTGGAGGCCACTTCCACTCACAACTTTAAGGAAAGACTTGACAAAGAATTTGAATGTCAAAATAGGTAGAGCAAGGCTAGTAGGCGAGGCATAAAGAGCTAGCCTTCACTCCCTtacattccttccctcccgtcccatcccaaatccttatcctgaccccttccaagtgctatatagtcgtaatgacttggcgctttccccagaTAGTTCCTTTCCTTATAGTCCTTATAGGCAAGTACTGAATATAAGCTTACACTTGACCTAAAATAAAGATAACCTCTCACGTGGAAATGTTTAGAAACAAGGTACAATGTATACCTATGTTTGCAAATCACTTTTTTGTTCTACTACATCAAATCTAACTAACAAAATATCTGCTCGTATTTTCCACATGGAGTATATGCATTGATAATAAATATATCTTTTGAAGATAAAGACTTACCATATGTGCTTGTTTACTCTCGCCGAGCACGGCACACTCATCCTTGACCATGTTGACGGTCGCTTTAACTTGGAAGATATGCACCTGGGATGACAGCATGGTCTCATTTtccctttaaaaaaaaataatggatATCAATAAAATTAATAGAAGAATGTTCATCAATaatgagcccaaccacttgggctggacggtagagcgacggtcctgcttcatgcaggtcggggttcaatccccgaccgtccaccaagtggttgggcacttccccccccctccccccgccagtcccatcccaaatccatatcccttccaagtgctgtatagtcgtaatggcttggccctttcTCCTGATAAATCCTTCCTTCATTAATAATGAAATGATGTTGGAGATAATACACATTAAAGTTACCTTACTGACAACAATTTAGCTGCACATTGAAATAGAAAAGAACCTTTCTCCGAAACGCTATATGCGTgccagtggctttacaagaatgtgaaaTCTACATTTctatgtactctcttaacccccaatgtacctttttgtaaataaataaacCTCCGAGTAATAGTCCACCAGCCATTAGCAGATGATTATAAAGTATGAGCTGCTGATAAAAGATTAATAAAATAGATCCTAGAAAAAATGAAACGAGCCTTCTAGTTCAAGGCCATAAAACGATCAGTTAACAGTAAAGTATTTCCAGTCTATGTAGTGTACATGACCTTGTTTagtaaatttaaaatttttaaatttt
The DNA window shown above is from Procambarus clarkii isolate CNS0578487 chromosome 65, FALCON_Pclarkii_2.0, whole genome shotgun sequence and carries:
- the LOC123771067 gene encoding serine/threonine-protein kinase 16 isoform X2 — translated: MNTAGLAILVRMGNCLCTKETVKVNGRQYYIRERLGEGGFSTVDLVEESSSHKLYALKRITCHAQSDQKVALAEVEYHKALSHPNIVECIDADLVGMPDLMGNRTSQVLIILPYCQVVILSMFRQICEAAQCMHSATPHPLAHRDIKTANILLKDDLTPLLMDLGSVAKARVEINGSSEARKLQDEAAERSSMPYRPPELYNVESFCHIDERTDVWSLGCLLYALCFFKSPFDAVYERGDSVALAVVSGTFKFPETHPFSQDLLELIESILKVNPEERPYVDWIINTVDQLNKSSGAV
- the LOC123771067 gene encoding serine/threonine-protein kinase 16 isoform X1 encodes the protein MNTAGLAILVRMGNCLCTKETVKVNGRQYYIRERLGEGGFSTVDLVEESSSHKLYALKRITCHAQSDQKVALAEVEYHKALSHPNIVECIDADLVGMPDLMGNRTSQVLIILPYCQRGTLHDELMRRQQAGSHLDEVVILSMFRQICEAAQCMHSATPHPLAHRDIKTANILLKDDLTPLLMDLGSVAKARVEINGSSEARKLQDEAAERSSMPYRPPELYNVESFCHIDERTDVWSLGCLLYALCFFKSPFDAVYERGDSVALAVVSGTFKFPETHPFSQDLLELIESILKVNPEERPYVDWIINTVDQLNKSSGAV